The Nocardia arthritidis genome has a window encoding:
- the alaS gene encoding alanine--tRNA ligase — protein MQTHEIRRRFLDHFVRAGHTEVPSASLILADPNLLFVNAGMVQFVPYFLGQQTPSFATATSVQKCVRTLDIENVGITTRHNTFFQMAGNFSFGDYFKRGAIELAWSLLTNSVEDGGFGFDPERLWATVYLDDDEAEQIWLSVGVPPERIQRRGMADNYWSMGIPGPCGPCSEIYFDRGPEYGREGGPEADEDRYLEIWNLVFMQNERGEGRGKDDFEILGPLPKKNIDTGMGVERVAFLLQGVENVYETDLLRPIIDKAEQLTGRSYGVEHADDVRFRVIADHARTGAMLIADGVNPGNDGRGYVLRRLLRRIVRSARLLGAEKPVMGEFMKVVSELMSPSYPELATDFQRIETVAVGEETAFLKTLNTGSTLFDNTVTALKSKGGSTIAGSDAFTLHDTYGFPIDLTLEMAAEAGLTVDEAGFRSLMAEQRQRAKEDAQARKHAHADLSIYKEWVDRGPTEFTGFDELTSEANVLALIADGVRVPTATVGQDVEVILDRSPLYAESGGQIADRGSITASGLKLRVNDVQKIAKTLWVHKSTVEQGQITEGDVVLAQADPAWRRGATQGHSGTHMVHAALRQVLGPNAVQAGSMNKPGYLRFDFNWQGQLSEQQKADIEAVSNDAVGADFPVNTFVTDLDKAKQMGAMALFGENYGDEVRVVEIGGPFSMELCGGTHVQHSSQIGPITLLGESAIGSGKRRVEAFVGLDSYKYLARERALLAGVAASLKVPSEEVPGRVEQLVERLKVAEKELERTKIQSVLASAGTFVDAAERLGGVLLVAAAAPEGVAAGDLRTLATDIRGRFGSRPAVVVLLGNADGKVPFVVAVNKGAQELGFKAGDLVGSFGPSIAGRGGGKPEMAQGAGSDPSGIAAGLAAVRARVAELAQ, from the coding sequence GTGCAGACCCACGAGATTCGACGGCGTTTCCTGGACCATTTCGTCCGTGCCGGCCACACCGAGGTGCCGAGTGCCTCGCTGATCCTGGCCGACCCGAACCTGCTGTTCGTGAACGCGGGCATGGTGCAGTTCGTGCCGTATTTCCTCGGTCAGCAGACCCCGTCGTTCGCGACCGCGACCAGCGTGCAGAAGTGCGTGCGGACCCTGGATATCGAGAACGTCGGCATCACCACCCGCCACAACACCTTCTTCCAGATGGCGGGCAATTTCTCCTTCGGCGACTACTTCAAGCGCGGCGCGATCGAGCTGGCCTGGTCGCTGCTCACCAATAGCGTCGAGGACGGCGGCTTCGGCTTCGATCCCGAACGGCTCTGGGCCACCGTCTATCTCGACGACGACGAGGCCGAGCAGATCTGGTTGAGCGTCGGCGTGCCGCCGGAGCGCATCCAGCGCCGCGGCATGGCCGACAACTACTGGTCGATGGGCATCCCCGGCCCGTGCGGCCCGTGCTCGGAGATCTACTTCGACCGCGGTCCGGAATACGGCCGCGAGGGCGGTCCGGAGGCCGACGAGGACCGCTACCTCGAGATCTGGAACCTCGTGTTCATGCAGAACGAGCGCGGCGAGGGGCGCGGCAAGGACGATTTCGAGATCCTCGGCCCGCTGCCCAAGAAGAACATCGACACCGGTATGGGTGTCGAGCGCGTCGCATTCCTGCTGCAGGGCGTGGAGAACGTCTACGAGACCGATCTGCTGCGCCCGATCATCGATAAGGCCGAGCAGCTCACCGGCCGGTCCTACGGTGTCGAACACGCCGACGACGTGCGTTTCCGCGTCATCGCCGACCATGCGCGCACCGGCGCCATGCTGATCGCCGACGGGGTGAATCCGGGTAACGACGGCCGCGGCTACGTGCTGCGTCGCCTGCTGCGCCGCATCGTGCGCTCGGCCCGCCTGCTCGGCGCGGAGAAGCCGGTGATGGGCGAGTTCATGAAGGTCGTCAGCGAGCTGATGTCCCCGTCGTATCCCGAGCTGGCCACCGATTTCCAGCGCATCGAAACCGTCGCGGTCGGCGAGGAGACGGCGTTCCTGAAGACGCTGAACACCGGCTCCACCCTGTTCGACAACACGGTGACGGCGCTGAAGTCCAAGGGCGGCAGCACGATTGCCGGTTCGGACGCCTTCACCCTGCACGACACCTACGGCTTCCCGATCGATCTGACCCTGGAGATGGCCGCCGAGGCCGGGCTCACGGTGGACGAGGCGGGCTTCCGCTCGCTGATGGCCGAGCAGCGTCAGCGCGCCAAGGAGGATGCGCAGGCCCGCAAGCATGCCCACGCCGACCTGTCGATCTACAAGGAGTGGGTGGACCGCGGCCCCACCGAGTTCACCGGCTTCGACGAGCTCACCTCCGAGGCGAATGTGCTCGCGCTCATCGCCGACGGCGTCCGGGTGCCGACCGCGACGGTCGGTCAGGATGTCGAGGTGATCCTGGACCGCAGCCCGCTGTACGCCGAGTCGGGCGGTCAGATCGCCGACCGCGGCAGCATCACGGCCTCCGGGTTGAAGTTGCGCGTCAACGATGTGCAGAAGATCGCGAAGACGCTGTGGGTGCACAAGTCCACCGTCGAGCAGGGCCAGATCACCGAGGGCGATGTAGTGCTGGCGCAGGCGGATCCGGCGTGGCGGCGCGGCGCGACGCAGGGCCACTCGGGTACGCATATGGTGCACGCCGCGCTGCGTCAGGTGCTCGGACCCAATGCCGTGCAGGCGGGTTCGATGAACAAGCCGGGCTATCTGCGTTTCGACTTCAACTGGCAGGGTCAGCTGTCCGAGCAGCAGAAGGCCGATATCGAGGCCGTGTCGAACGACGCGGTCGGCGCGGACTTCCCGGTGAACACCTTCGTTACCGATCTGGACAAGGCCAAGCAGATGGGTGCGATGGCGCTGTTCGGTGAGAACTACGGCGACGAGGTCCGGGTGGTCGAGATCGGCGGCCCGTTCTCGATGGAGCTCTGCGGTGGTACGCACGTGCAGCATTCGTCGCAGATCGGCCCGATCACGCTGCTCGGAGAGTCGGCCATTGGTTCCGGTAAGCGGCGTGTCGAGGCCTTCGTCGGCCTGGACTCCTACAAGTACCTGGCCAGGGAGCGCGCGCTGCTGGCCGGTGTCGCGGCCTCGCTGAAGGTGCCGTCGGAGGAGGTGCCGGGCCGGGTCGAACAGCTGGTGGAGCGCCTCAAGGTGGCCGAAAAGGAGTTGGAGCGCACCAAGATTCAGTCCGTGCTGGCCTCGGCGGGCACCTTCGTCGATGCGGCCGAGCGGCTCGGCGGCGTGCTGCTGGTGGCCGCCGCCGCGCCGGAAGGTGTTGCGGCGGGCGACCTTCGGACGCTGGCCACCGATATTCGCGGCCGCTTCGGCAGCCGGCCCGCGGTGGTCGTGCTGCTCGGCAATGCCGACGGCAAGGTGCCGTTCGTGGTCGCCGTGAACAAGGGCGCCCAGGAGCTGGGCTTCAAGGCGGGCGATCTGGTCGGCAGCTTCGGCCCGAGCATCGCGGGCCGCGGCGGCGGTAAGCCCGAGATGGCGCAGGGCGCCGGTTCGGATCCGTCCGGTATCGCGGCCGGATTGGCCGCGGTCCGCGCTCGGGTGGCCGAGCTGGCGCAGTAA
- a CDS encoding barstar family protein: MTSAEAKPVLVIDGSAFDDFEGFAREFSKLLDDYVWRGNLDAFNDILRGGFGTPEDGFVLRWLHSERSREALGWAATIARLEQVQTTCHPDNREHFAARIAAARRREGRTLFDEVVAIIRDHGPGGQQQADGVDLELR, translated from the coding sequence GTGACGTCTGCTGAGGCAAAACCGGTGTTGGTCATCGACGGATCGGCGTTCGACGACTTCGAGGGGTTCGCGCGGGAATTCTCGAAGTTGCTCGACGACTACGTCTGGCGCGGCAATCTGGATGCGTTCAACGACATTCTGCGGGGTGGGTTCGGGACGCCGGAGGACGGGTTCGTGCTGCGGTGGCTGCATTCGGAGCGGTCGCGGGAGGCGTTGGGCTGGGCCGCGACCATCGCTCGGCTCGAGCAGGTCCAGACCACCTGTCATCCGGATAACCGGGAGCATTTCGCCGCGCGGATCGCCGCCGCGCGGCGGCGCGAGGGGCGGACGCTGTTCGACGAGGTGGTGGCGATCATTCGGGACCACGGGCCCGGCGGACAGCAGCAGGCCGACGGCGTCGATCTCGAACTGCGCTGA